Proteins from one Juglans microcarpa x Juglans regia isolate MS1-56 chromosome 6S, Jm3101_v1.0, whole genome shotgun sequence genomic window:
- the LOC121236610 gene encoding uncharacterized protein LOC121236610: MPLKGLSGDVVRPVGTITLSVLAGKASKAATIMVDFLIVKALSSYNAILGHPNLNNRKAITSTYHLKMKLSTTVGVGKVWGEQVLAQECYVQEFKIRGGDIRMTKGPTYGEEPPPPPLPVFIDKGE; this comes from the coding sequence ATGCCACTCAAAGGATTATCGGGGGATGTAGTCCGGCCTGTGGGCACCATAACTCTGTCGGTCTTGGCAGGTAAAGCTTCTAAAGCCGCCACAATAATGGTCGACTTCCTGATAGTGAAAGCCCTTTCGTCTTATAACGCCATCTTAGGGCACCCAAACCTGAATAATCGGAAGGCGATAACATCAACCTATCACTTAAAGATGAAGTTGTCAACAACGGTAGGTGTAGGAAAAGTTTGGGGAGAGCAGGTGCTAGCACAAGAATGCTACGTGCAAGAATTTAAAATCAGAGGGGGAGATATTCGAATGACCAAGGGCCCGACTTATGGTGAGGAGCCGCCGCCGCCTCCACTGCCAGTGTTCATTGACAAGGGAGAATAA